Genomic DNA from Brassica rapa cultivar Chiifu-401-42 chromosome A04, CAAS_Brap_v3.01, whole genome shotgun sequence:
catcaaaATACACCAACCAATAACTCCTAcgaaaaaaagataaataactttttcatttatatatgatTAAACATTTtcgtttatataattaaaataaaccaaaacatataattttaaaatttggaaTATCTAGATTTACGGTCCAAAAATCTCAAAAACTTGATTctctttatcttttttattttcatatatttttgatcTAATGTAGCAGAAAAAAATCCCTTGGAGCAAGAACATGAACCTCATCATCCTCAATAATGACTTATTGACTGCCACCTTACAGATCCCTCTTTatttttcctctctctctcacacaaaACTCTTATTTCCAATCCAATTTTCTGATTGAAGATGAGAAATTAAAGAGAGAAATAAAAGTAATTTATGTGAAAAAAggaataaaccaaaaatgaaAAGAACCTCAAATGTCATGACCCTTATGGTTTGGTGTTgaaaatcaattgtataaacTTTATTCCTCTTTCATTGTTTTCTCCTCCTCTTGTTgctattgttgttgttggtgtCTGGACTACTCTGTGAGGAATTGGTACATGACTCGAATGTTCTCTCATCACTCTTATAGCTCAAACATGTTGCTTCCAACACTCCAATTGGACTCACTGGCACCACCCTAGCCGTTAACCTCGGTTGCTGCGGCGATAATTTAACAGCTCCGGGCAATTGGTCCCCTGTGAGGCTCCTCATCAGACTCAAGCATCCCATCACCCTCTCCTGCCAAACAAGGACAATGGGCCATTGATCAGATTCCATCACTTGACGAAATGTATGAACTTGAAACAATACATCAAATGGGTTTTACCTGTTTGACATATGTGAGATTAGACAACGTCTTATCGTCATCAATGCACTTTATTTCTCCTGAAATGGAAGCAGACATTGCAGCTGCTGCAGCTACCTCAGAAGGCCTGAAGTCCAAGAATTCAATTGCTGCATtcaatttttttccaaataGTAAACAGAGCAAAGTTAGTTGCAAACATGGAAAGACTGTTATAGCTTTGCTTCTGATCAAACAAAGAACGCACCTTTAGTGGTGTTCAAGATGAACTGCGACGATCTATAGATCAAATTCTCTGACACGTGACCGTTGGTCTTGTAAATGAAATAATCAATGAAGGAGAAGGGAGTTAGAGCTTGCAGTCTCCAATTCAAAGTGTTGAGTACCAAAAGTTCCATCCTTTTAATCGTTTTGGCCTCAAAAACAAACTTGGGATCTCCCACCTGCTCATTCAATAACATTTTCAAGACTCACTAAACTGTTACAAGGTCTGAGTTATTAATGTGTATTGCACCTGTAATTCAACAGTTTGAGGCACATCTGACTCTTCCATTTTGGCTGCTAATGATAAGCAAGAGACAGCTAGCAACTGAACAGCCCAAGTCTTGTCCTTCTATGCAATTTCAATACACATATACACACACGATTAGTAATTAGAAAAACCAATCCAAGAGTGAAGAAGATGAATATTACTTACTGGCAAGTCATAGGATGCTAAGAACCGATCCAAGTAGTTCATGGAAAGACATATGCACAGCGTTCCGAAATTGTAATGAGCACAAGCCTGTTttcagacaacaacaacaacaataataagTATTAAAAGACAAAACACTCAAAGTTACTCAAACAGATCAAAATCTCAATCTAATGAGAAGATCTCAAAAGTGTGTTTTTTTCCAATTCAATACATCTAATCATCATAAAGCCTCTTTTAAACTGATCTATCAACTGATCAGACAAGAAACTCAAAATCAGACAAAACCAGATTTGATGTTTTTTTGAcataaaagatcaaaaaaaaaggataaaaaaaaaatcatcaaacctTTAAAATCCAATCCAGAGCTTGGTTTCTAAGACGCAACTCCCAATCCCCAGAACGCAGCCTCTTGAGATACTCATCTCCTGGCGAAAACTCAAcctctcgctccaacatctctcTGATTCTCTCCTCTCTCGGCGACGACGGAGAACCCATCATCGGAATTGATCCGTCGCCGTTAAAGTTATCGTCTTTACTAAAAAGTTGGTGATTATCGTTCGTAAACCCGCCGCCAGGGATGGTGGTTTCATCGTCGTTGTCAGTGATCCATGAATCGCTGGTTTCTCCACAAGTGAGATTCTCAGCCATGGGTTTGATCTTTGGTTCTGTGTGTTTTCAATCCTTTTCTTTATCGTTTATTTGGTGGTCTCAAAAGTTTCAGAGCGTTCGGACAAAACTCAAAAGTGATCAAGAAGGGAGATTTGTGAGGAGTTTATGTTTCCAAGAGCTGCGATTTTCATGggaagagagaagaggaagaggaggaagtgGGTGAGTGTGTTTTAAGGTAGAGAGGGGGGAGAGTCCACTCTGCGTAGAGTCGAAATGTGATACACAGAATATACACTACAGAGACATTTTGGAAATGTATTTAATACTATTCATTAACATTAAGATATTGTATGCACAATATGTGCAACTTTTACCTCTGCAATTTATTTTGAGTTATGTGTAATTCCAGTTTTAACGGATTATGGTTAAAACTTCAATTCctggtttataattttaaataatttatctatattattaaagcaaAATCTCAGAGTAAAATATTGCTCTTAGTTAATATTTACCACATGGTATGCCTTTGCCTTTttagaataatttttaaatcaattcGCCAAATAAATTTGCAACCAATCAGATATCATGATTTTGATAACCAGTCACATTAATATTTGGAAGCAGATAGTTAGTAACCAACTGgaaactaaatatattataagcATTAATGTGGATTTCATCCATAAAATCCCTAACAAAACCTACATCCCAATtcacaatatatacaaaatcattaaaaaaaacctTTATGTACAACCACTGAAATTTTAACTATTCCATAAGAAATGTCGTACAAAAAGAGATGTCAtactataatataaataaaatatgaaggaGAAACTTAATTACATTTTGAAATTGAGAATCCAAATCGTGAATCCATTATAACAATAAAAGTTTTTATAATCAAATACacatttcatttttaaaatatacttttatatGATTATAACAAATAACAAATCACTTTTTTTCAAAGcgtggatcaaaatctagtgtagttattatatatattctaaaaaatattttttcaacttttatttttagtaGCTTTTATTTCAAGTAacattacatatttttattagtcattataaactacatatttttaatcctgatgtttagtatttatttatactgAAATATTATGATGTATAATATACTAGATCTTGACTCGCACATCCGTGTGGGTTTTGTTCTTTCtatactaaaaatattataatttatataacattattatgtaacaatactattttacataagtttttgtattttgtaaagaaaaaatattttgtaaatattattatgtaacaatattattttacataattttatgtttcatttctaaaatttagaatttatatggaaattaaattaaactcgACCTATATAATAAAGATGAATTTTTTGGGATACTATTAAAAcaacaaaactttttttaagaaaagaaactataatattttgtacTTGCAAAATAAATTTGTAGTATAATCCTATTTGAGAAATTGCTTGACATACACCAACTTGGatagcatttaaaaaaaactcaactAAAGGATTGATTGTTTacattttttaatgtttcattcctatagtttaggatttattatttatgtggTAAATTCAGTtgagtttataaaattatgtaactaattcatatatatttataaatattttgggagggttagttttttctttttataataaatgtaagatatttatgaaaaattataataatttgtaGGTAAGTTTGAAAATAGTATCAAATAtgaagtaaaattaaaatttgttggAATTATGTTATATACTGTAATATTAAACTAGTTTGATAAATGTGTGTTCTATTCATATAGAATAGTGTtggaatattaatttttttgatatatataggTTATTCATGCTATGACGCTAGTAtgcatatatatgataaaagtgtgTTCATG
This window encodes:
- the LOC103864358 gene encoding cyclin-D2-1; translated protein: MAENLTCGETSDSWITDNDDETTIPGGGFTNDNHQLFSKDDNFNGDGSIPMMGSPSSPREERIREMLEREVEFSPGDEYLKRLRSGDWELRLRNQALDWILKACAHYNFGTLCICLSMNYLDRFLASYDLPKDKTWAVQLLAVSCLSLAAKMEESDVPQTVELQVGDPKFVFEAKTIKRMELLVLNTLNWRLQALTPFSFIDYFIYKTNGHVSENLIYRSSQFILNTTKAIEFLDFRPSEVAAAAAMSASISGEIKCIDDDKTLSNLTYVKQERVMGCLSLMRSLTGDQLPGAVKLSPQQPRLTARVVPVSPIGVLEATCLSYKSDERTFESCTNSSQSSPDTNNNNSNKRRRKQ